In a genomic window of Pseudomonas oryzihabitans:
- a CDS encoding AAA family ATPase, with amino-acid sequence MIESITLSGIATYSSVTPETIQNLKTVNYFYGANGAGKTTISRLIDEPALSAASKVTWAKGNPIPAMVYNNDFIAANFTDSKQFKGVFTLGKTEKAQLDRLEALQRERRGYEQVKTRAQENLKGLDGESGKIGEKKALEAKLLTRCWEQKQKHDNDFQIAFTGLRNNKEAFKNRVLQEYKDNTSQLAELEDLRKRADVLYRDAPSPMTTVPSLDLSRLVGLEQNPVLSKKVVGKEDVSVSAMIQHLGNSDWIRQGTRYLGHTDNDCPFCQQQLPHDFEKRLEDYFDETFEADTRALSQFRDTYWSTADTLLAQAQTLLTTDCKHLDKEKLEAELHALNAIILVNRQRIDQKVASPSIDVALEDLAEVPQKISELINSANLKVSEHNRLVSDFSVEQKRLTGSVWRYLLDVELKDTLTDYTNDINRISKAIFGISASLEKAELDISIADAEIAKIETSLTSVRPTVIAINKILKDFGFRSFSLDTACTDNSYRLIRSDGTDAKATLSEGEKTFVTFLYFYHLLRGSITTSGINTDRIVVIDDPVSSLDSDVLFIVSSLIKKLFHDARQKGNNIKQVFILTHNVHFHKEITFNPQRAGDNPIKDETFWIVRKPDCFSRIEGFETNPIKTSYQLLWAELTKNPLPALTIQNTMRRILENYFKILGNTDTSVIIGKFEGQEKVQCQSLISWVNDGSHYSPDELYVAISDGMAHNYMRIFFKIFKVMDHMPHYKMMMGRNFIDLDPVDVEPEGENLIANLGDAAAGAETFNVVVGTPKNDDAVELRGAIAAAMMPAAAQAPNQYSAGPDDPAPDIPF; translated from the coding sequence ATGATTGAATCGATCACCCTTTCCGGCATAGCGACCTACAGCTCCGTAACCCCCGAAACGATTCAAAACCTGAAGACTGTTAATTATTTCTACGGTGCAAATGGAGCAGGCAAAACAACGATCAGCAGGCTTATAGACGAGCCAGCACTATCAGCCGCCTCCAAGGTCACCTGGGCAAAGGGCAATCCGATCCCTGCCATGGTCTATAACAACGACTTCATCGCTGCGAACTTCACTGATTCGAAGCAGTTCAAGGGTGTTTTCACGCTGGGAAAAACCGAGAAGGCGCAGCTTGATCGTTTAGAGGCGCTTCAGAGAGAAAGACGCGGTTACGAACAGGTCAAAACTAGAGCACAAGAAAACCTAAAAGGTCTCGATGGCGAAAGCGGCAAGATCGGCGAAAAAAAAGCGCTGGAAGCAAAGCTATTAACACGGTGCTGGGAGCAAAAACAGAAACACGACAATGATTTTCAAATAGCTTTTACAGGCCTGAGAAACAATAAAGAAGCCTTCAAGAATAGGGTCTTGCAGGAGTACAAAGATAATACATCGCAGCTGGCTGAATTAGAAGACTTGCGCAAACGCGCAGACGTTCTCTATCGTGACGCACCATCACCAATGACTACTGTTCCTAGCCTTGATCTGTCTCGTTTGGTAGGGCTTGAACAAAATCCTGTGCTCAGCAAAAAAGTGGTTGGCAAAGAGGATGTCAGTGTATCTGCGATGATCCAGCACTTAGGAAACAGTGACTGGATTAGGCAAGGTACGAGGTATCTGGGCCATACAGATAATGACTGCCCTTTCTGCCAACAGCAATTGCCTCATGATTTCGAGAAGAGGCTTGAAGATTACTTCGACGAAACATTTGAGGCTGACACTAGAGCTCTATCGCAGTTTCGCGATACTTATTGGTCAACAGCAGATACACTGTTAGCCCAAGCTCAGACACTCCTGACCACGGACTGCAAGCATTTAGACAAAGAAAAACTTGAGGCTGAATTACACGCCCTAAATGCAATCATATTGGTAAACAGACAGCGCATTGATCAAAAAGTGGCTAGTCCAAGTATCGATGTAGCGCTGGAAGATCTTGCTGAAGTTCCACAAAAAATTTCTGAGCTAATCAATTCAGCCAACCTAAAGGTCTCTGAGCATAATCGCCTTGTTTCAGACTTCTCCGTCGAACAAAAAAGGTTAACAGGCTCGGTTTGGCGGTATCTTCTCGACGTTGAGCTTAAAGACACTCTCACTGACTACACCAATGATATTAATCGTATTAGCAAAGCAATTTTTGGCATTAGCGCAAGCTTGGAAAAAGCAGAATTAGACATCTCTATAGCTGACGCGGAAATTGCAAAGATCGAAACTTCGCTGACAAGCGTAAGGCCTACCGTAATTGCGATAAACAAAATACTCAAGGACTTCGGCTTTCGAAGCTTCTCCCTAGATACTGCATGTACCGATAATTCATATCGACTGATTAGAAGCGATGGAACTGATGCTAAGGCAACGCTCAGTGAAGGCGAAAAGACCTTCGTTACCTTCCTGTATTTCTATCATTTGCTGAGGGGAAGCATAACGACCTCGGGTATCAATACTGATCGAATTGTCGTCATTGATGACCCAGTTTCAAGCCTGGATAGCGACGTGCTATTCATTGTGAGTAGTTTAATCAAAAAACTCTTTCACGACGCTCGCCAGAAGGGGAACAACATCAAGCAGGTCTTTATCCTGACCCATAATGTGCACTTTCACAAAGAAATCACGTTTAACCCTCAAAGGGCTGGCGATAATCCCATAAAGGATGAAACATTTTGGATAGTACGAAAACCGGATTGTTTTTCGAGAATTGAAGGGTTTGAGACGAACCCAATTAAAACCTCCTACCAGCTTCTTTGGGCGGAGCTGACGAAAAATCCATTACCTGCACTTACCATTCAGAACACAATGCGCAGAATATTGGAAAATTACTTCAAAATCCTGGGAAATACAGATACGAGCGTCATAATTGGAAAGTTTGAAGGGCAGGAAAAAGTTCAGTGCCAGTCCTTGATCAGCTGGGTAAACGATGGCTCCCACTATTCGCCAGACGAGCTTTACGTAGCCATAAGCGATGGCATGGCGCACAACTACATGAGGATTTTTTTCAAAATATTCAAAGTTATGGATCATATGCCTCATTATAAAATGATGATGGGCCGTAACTTCATCGATTTAGATCCAGTTGACGTTGAGCCAGAAGGTGAAAATTTGATAGCCAATCTTGGCGATGCTGCAGCCGGAGCAGAGACGTTTAACGTGGTTGTTGGTACGCCTAAAAATGACGATGCCGTCGAATTAAGGGGCGCTATAGCAGCTGCGATGATGCCTGCCGCAGCGCAGGCTCCCAATCAATACTCGGCAGGGCCAGATGATCCTGCCCCGGATATCCCATTTTAA